The sequence TGCCGGGCCCCACCCCGAGTGTTCTTGACATCTGTTTCTGGTCGTGTTGAGTCTCTGCCTATGTTTTCCCTTCCTCCAGATGCACACGTGGCAGCCTGTGGCTACCGGGCCCCGGGCCGCGGAgctggcaggaggaggaagaaacagtGGAGGGCGCTGCACAGATtccaacccgccccccccccccgcccccccccgggCCAGGACTCCTGGACCTTGCCTCCCGcggctcctctcccctcctgctcaGTACACGTCATCCATCCAGCAAAATGGCCTTGGAGCGCGGGCCGGGCGCCAACCCCTGCGAATGCGCGAAACACCATCACGTTCGGTCCTCATTTGAAACAGAACTGAGACTCACGGGGACGAGGTGACAGGCCCGGTTCGCGGGCACAGGAGAAACAGTGGTGTCGGCCCTGAGCCCGGAGCTGTTCTAAGGGAACAGGGACCCAGGATCAGAACCCCCCCTGgccaggctccagagcccacacGCTCTGGAATCCGAGCGCTCACCGCTTCCCTGAAATTTCTCAAGCCCTGTCACTTGGCACTTCCTATTTTCTGGGACGATCAGCGCTGGTTTCACGTTCCTTCCCATCGTCAGTCCAGGGGTCCTGATCTGGAATTCTGAAAGTCACCCCGTATAGCCTTGGGCACCCGCAAAGGCCTCCGTGGGCCAAGAGAGGAGGGGCTTTGAACCCGACGTGACAGATAAGGACAATGGGGGGATGCAGAGAGACTAGACGCGTTACCCAGCGCCTTCTAGTCCTCAGCGGACTCAGGGGGCTCCCCCGGGGCAGAGCCGGCACAGGAGCCCAACTAATGGCGCCCAGGCCTGCCCTCTTCTCACTGCCATAGAAAAGTCTAGTAGGGGCAACAGAGCCTGGTAGACCCGTTGCCCAAGCTGAACCCGCCACCCCCCCATCTGGCTGCCCTCCGCCCGCCCCCCTCTGCTATTAAATCTCTTACCTCCCTTGAAGTCCAGTGGGAATACGGCCCTCTCCCACCGGATGGCGTCCTGGGTCCACATCGTGCCCTTCCCGGGCCCACGGCACCGCTGACCGCCTCTGGTCCCACCCTGTACAATCCACACTCCACCCGGCCACGAGAGCGGTCTGCCCCTTTAGTTAGCTCTAACCAGTGACCACGCGGCTCAGAACCCTCCAGCAACGCCCCAGCACGTGGGGGGTCAAGTCCAGACGAAGGCAGACATTCGAGACCTTTTATGACTTGGCCCCTCCTCACCTTTCCAGCCTCAAATCTCATCCTGCCCTTGTCTCTTGCACTTTTCCAAACATTTCCATAGCGTGCTGCCTTCTCCAAGTGCCCAGAGCACAGACCGCACTGGCCCACGGCCACCCCTTGCACCCCACTGTCCCTTTTCCCCCAGATCATGGTGTCTTTCAAACTCCTATTCGTCCTCCGAGGCCCGGAATGCCCCCTCCACTAAGAAGCTTTCCTAGATCACCCTCTCGAGAATTCTCCACACTCTTCCCCATACTCCAGTGCAACAGAGGAAGGTCCTTCCTCCTGTGTGACTTCCGGGCACACCCTACCCAAGCCCATGGGATGGATCCAGCCCACCCGTCCGGGTAGCAGGCCCCCAGGGACACAGCTGGGTTCAGCTGCCTGCACCAGCTCTGTTCCTGGTTTCAACTCAGATCCCTGTCCGATCAccattctccccgcccccccacaccaCCCGACCAAGCAATGGCCAAGCTGAGGGGAGGTCCCCGGACTCCTCGTCTAAGCTGTTTTCCATTTCATCAGCCTCTTCACCCCCtggccctcctctctcttcccttcctgggtCACTAACTCTTCGGAgggaaatattcttttcaaaatatgtaactGAAAGGGATTGCCCCCGGGGTGGGGAGGTAACCACCTGGGCTCGCCAGAGTCACCAGGACTAAGCATTGCAGATCTCCAGGGGGACACTGCCCCCCCCACATTCCTGGCAGCAGGTTTGGGGGGCCTCCAGTTTTCCGGGGCCCTCACCCAGCCCCTGCCAAGACGTTGCCTTCCGGGAGAGCCCCCATCACAAAGATCCAGGGGCTCTTACCACCCATTGGAGAGAAGCCACCAAGCCAGGAACTGGGCTCCTGTGGGGACACCTGGCCCAGGCAGGCATCAGAGGCCACTCTGAACCACGGATAGAGGCGGCATCTGTCACAGGTCCGCTGAGACACTGGGGGAGATGCTCTCTGGGAGCCCTGAGCTAACATGGCCCGGAAATGCCTGGGGACCTTTGACCTCAGCTTGCAAAGGACTAGCTTCAATCCTCCTGCGGGTGCTTGGTGAGAAGTTTCAAAAGCTTtgctgccagaaaaaaaaaaaaaaaggaaaaataaagctttgcTGCCTTATCAATCAGCAAACCGGCTTGTCCTTGTGACGTGACCGTGACAAAAGGCTCCTGGCGTGGGGGGGAGGGCAACCTTTaccgccgggggtggggggatgctgaGAGGGAGTGCTGGTGAGGCCAATGGCGCATGAACAGAGCCTGGACGGAAAGCAGGCCCTGGGATCGCCTCCCCCTGAGTAGCCCCTGACCTGTTAGGATCCCCTTGGGTGAGAGCCGCAGGGAGTTCAGGTCCAGTGGGAAAACTTCCGTGGCTGTATAGGTTCCAAAGACTCGAAGACTTGTGTCTACCCCCTGCCTGGGTGGGCCACCGGGCTGGGCTAGGCTGAGTCCGGGGGGCCGTTCCTCCTGCACAGCTCGTTCTCGCACACAGTACCCAGGAAGCCATCTCACACAGCAACAGGGAGGCCCAGGGGTGCAGGATGTCCCGTCGAGTCTGTGAGGGGAGCCTGCGCAGGTTACGTCAACTGTAACTATATTTACGTGAGTGGCCACCCTGTGCTAGCTTGGCCGCCCCCGGGCGCCCTGGCAGATGAGTGACAGAGGGGGCCGGTGTCTTGGTGGGTGGGAAGCACATGGAGAGGAGCCCTGGGCTGCCTCCGTCTCTCGAGCCTTCCCCGGGGGGCACCGGCAGCACCGGGACGGGCTGCCCTCCCAAGGTGGGCAGAGGAAGCCGAGCGGAAAGAACCAGCCCGCATTGCCAAAGAGACACACGAACTTTAATCACTCTggacaagcagggcaggggcggaAGTCAGGCTGGGGGGGTGGTTGGGAGAGCGCCAGCCTCGATGGCACCTGCTCAGGTCCCGCTGCCAGCCCCCAGCCACGTAGCCATGGGTCCGTTGGCTATGAGTGAGCACCAGAAACCACCACTGGGGCCACCTCTGCCCCGGGGTCTGTGTAAGCACCAATGGGCGGAGGCCATCTCCCTCTGGAGAGAGGTTCAGGCCACccgggatggggggaggggaaggctggaCGCGGCCATGCCGGCCCACcctgggagggggagaaaggacagAAGGCCTGATGTCCCCTTACTTGACCTTGGCCTCTCCCGGTGCCTGTCTTGGCTTCATGGCTCAGAGGAGCCTCCCCCTGATTGACCCGGAATATTGGCCGCTTCAGTTCCCTAGACCTGCTGAGGGGTCCAAAGCCCGGCCCACTCCCCGGTGGCATGTGTAAAGGCGGCATCGGGCCAGAGGAGGCGCTGCTGGGCAGGAGACGCCCACCAGGGCTTTAGCACCTTAACCAAGCCTGGAAAGCCAGGGACGCTGGGCTGGCGAGAGAGGCCAAGGAGGGTCAGCGAGCACCTGGGAGCCAGGCACCTTCGggagggtgggctgggaggggcaagagaacagaggagggggagCCCCAGAGGGATGCGAGAATGGGAGGATGTTGGGAAGAGAATGTTCTGGAGGCTTCCAGAATGTTCCGAAAGTAGAAGCGTGTGAAAGTTTTAGAATCTGGTGGCTCAAGCGGGGTCCACAGCCCAGCCCCATCAGCACCACCCAGGAACgtcttagaaatgcagaatcacgGGCCCCCTCCAGAATCCGaattggaatctgcattttggCACAGCCCCCAAAGTCATTCAGATGCACGTTCAAGTCCGGGACGTGCCGGTTTAAAAGGCTGGGAAAATTCTAGAACGTTTAGGTCAGAGGGCTTCTTAAGATAGGtccaagagaggagagaaaggggtgatggaggggagaaaagaagaggaagaccaTCCAGAACGCCAGGTCCCGGGGGCCCACTTTACGGAGGTGCAAACTGAGGCCTCCCAGGGGAccgccctgcccccagcccaccccccggCCGGAGCGGCCCCCGCTGGAGGCGCTAGTCCTCCTCAGGCTTGATGAGGTGGCCACTGAAGGTGATGTAGGTGTCGACATCGTCGCTGTAGACGGCGTTCTCCCGCTCGCGCTTGAAAAGCCGCACCCAGACGCGGTCCCCGGGCCCCAGGGCCAGCATCACGCTCTGACTCTGCATGATGCTGCGGTCACTGGGCTGCGCGTACAGGATGACGGCCGCCTCCTCGTTGTGCACGATGTGCACGTATGTCTCCTTGAAGTTCCAGCTGTGCACGTTGAGGCTGAAGAAGTAGAGGCCGTGCAGGGGGGCGACAAAGTGGCCGGCGGCCAGGTCGAAGTGGCCGTCCGGGTTCACGAAGACGGTGTCAAAGAGCAGCGGCTGGAACCCCTCGCTGCTGTGCAGGGCCGTCTTGCGGCCCACGGAAAAGGCGGAGAAGCGTGTCCGGCACGGGCCCCCGGGGCTGCCCGCCTGCCCCTTGGTGCCCTTGGTGCCCTGCGGGCCGCGCTCCCCCCGGGGACCCTCCCTGCCCAGCTTCCCGGGGGTGCCCAGCAGGCCTCGGTCCCCTTTGTCACCTGTGGGGACAAGAAGGGGAAAGTCAGGGCAGGCGCCCAGGCCTGCGCCAAGGGAGTCCCTCCGTGGGTTTGCGGAAGACGCGAGAAGGAGGCCAGAGCGGGAGCCAGCGTTTACAGAGCCCCTTGGTGCATGCCAGCCCTCACCTCCCTGAATGCCCGTCTAAGGAAGATACCATGACCGTCTCCGGTCCCAGGAAGGTTGAGGGAgtcacccagggtcacacagctcagGGGAAGCAGGTAACGCAAGACTCAGGAGGGTCTGTCTTCCGCCtgcctgttcccctcccccctacAGCGAAGGCGTGGTGTGGCCCCTGGGAGGCCAGGCCCAAACCCCCAGCCAGACTGCAGTGGAGACGTGGGCTACGTGCAGGATGCGCTTTGCTTTTCTGACCCAGAGAAGGAACCCAAGAAAAGTACCTCTGCTTCCCCGAAGGGAAAAGCCCTGGGTAGGAGCCAGGCGGCCCTGGGTGGGGATTATGTCCCACCGGGGCGTTTCCCGGTCAGGGTCTTGGTTGCCTTGTCTATATCTTAAGAAGGATCACGTCCACCTTGCAGGGGTGCTCCTGGGCCCTCAACAAAATGTCCTAGGGGACAGTGTGCCACAGCCCACACTCGCAAGGTGGGATGGCCCACCCAGCGAGGCTCAGCCCGTCCCTGCCTGCCCTGGGGTCCGGCAGCGTCTAACCTGGTCCTCGGGCACGCACGCCTCTGCCCAGCCTTTGTTCCAGGCCGACCCTGAACTCAGGAGACGCAGGTGACCGCCTGTGTCTCCAGGTACCTGACCCCACATATTTGATGATCGCACCATCAGCCCCTCCCCTTTGAGAGACCCACAGGGCCCTGTGGTTTCCCAAGGTCTCCTAGGACCGTGGCCACACTcgtgggaagaggggaggagggcccaGCCCCTGGGAGGAGAGGCCTGGAGAGAAGCAGGGACAAAGGGGTCCACAGCGCTCTGGCTCCACGGCCTCCACAGAGAACGGTCTCATCACGTGCccagcactttacagtttatgGAGCACCTCTTTGCcccgagggaggagggggtgaagGGTGGTTTTAGGAGGGGGTCTCCTTCTCCGTTTTACAAGTGAGgcagcaagccagggagggagagcCGAGCCTGACCCACAGGCAGAGGTGCCCAGCAGCCGGGGCTGGGACCCGGGAGCCCTGACGCCAGCCAGGAGCCTTGCACCGCGGCCAAGggtccacccccgcccccccccccccccccgcaactaAGTCTGGCCCGGGCGTGTCCTCCTCGACTCAGGGTTTTCAGAGGGCCACGTGGAGGAAGGGAGGCATCCTCACCCGTGAGATCTCAGGGCCGGAGGGTCTCAGAGGCCAGCCGAGCCCTGGCCCTCCGGAGACCTCGGGCCAGACCCTGGCTCTGCTCCTGACAGCTGTGTGCTCCTAGCACAGATCCTCCCCTCTCgggggctcagtttccccatctgcaaagtggggggggggaggaatgaCAAAGTTCCGAGCTCTTGGGGTGGTTGTCAGCGCAGGCAGAGGTGACGGGGGTCTAGGGCCTGGCCCCAGCCCAGCTGCCCGCGGCCCCCAGCAGCAGAAGCctcttcctgattttagaggacaGGGAGCCAGCTCTGACCTGGACAGCCCCAGGGGCTGCCCACGGGtgtccctgctcccaccctggTCCCCTGCTGGCTATTCGCCGTGCAACACTAGAGGGATCCATTTGAAACCCAAGTGGGATCAGCTCCCTCTGCTTGAGCCCCCCCCTGCTCCCCATCTCACTCAGAGGGGAAACCCAAGTCTGATCGGGTCCTTGCTtcgcctccaacttcagctcctcCTTTTGTCCCCTACCCCTGAAACACACCAGACCCACTCCTGCCCCaaggcctttgcacctgctgttcacCTTGGACCACTCTTCCCCGGATATCTACATGGCTTCTCCCTCACCTTCTCATTGAAACTACACTGACCACCCCCATTTAATATGCAACCTCCCCCCCCTTTACCTGCACTCCTGATGCCCCTTGCCCTGCTCTACTCACCACTGCCATAGCATTTTTCACCATCCAACGTTCTGTCTGCCTAACGCGGTAGTATATTTATTGCTTACTGTCTGCCTCCCCAACTAGAATGGGAGCTCCGTGGCAGTGGGCTTCTCTGTCTGGTTTGTTCACGCTCCGTCCTCAGAATCCAGAACAGtgctggcacatagcaggtgctcaataaacgtgCGAATGAAAGAAAGGGTCTCGGACAGCCTTCCGTCCTGGTGTTTCCTGCTCCCTCCACCTCACTGACCCCAGCCCGGGAAGAGAccccccaggccctccccatCCCCAAGCGGACCCGTCTAGCCTGAGCCACCTGTGGGCACTCACCCTTCAGGATGGTGATGTTAATGTAGGGCCTGACCTCAGGCAGCACATACGGGAGGGCAGATGGAGAGGCTGAGGACACATCTGCTTCGTCGGCGGGGGTCAGGGAGTCCTCAGGGTCACAGCACCGGCGACAGTACCCAGGGGGACCGGAGGCCACAGCTTCCCCAGaggtgggctcctgggtggggacCCCAAGCACCAAGAGAGGGAACAGAAGCACCGTGCAGAGGAGGCCCAGGGCAGCTATCCCCATGGCGACCTGGAgcaaggaaggaggggcagagactctATTTAACTTAACATCTACACCGCGCCGATGCCCGGCCTGGAGGCCGCCCGCTCAGCGTCCGCCCACCTGACATAACTCGGGGAGGGAGCGATCGTGCCCCCACTTAACGGATGAGAAGACTGAGACCCACACAGAGAAGCAACTTCTCCAAGGTCACGAAGAGACTGGCGGCGATGCACGGCCCGCAGGCCGAGGCCCCAGAAACCCAGGGCCTGGGACGGAAACCCCTCTAGGGAGCCACAGGCCAGGAACAGACAAGGGTCCCTGGAGGCCTCTGCTGAGGAGGGTGAGGAAGATGTCCCAGCCACCCAAGAGTCATCACCCGTGAAATGCTGTTTCTAACCCCCCCCCGACCCGCCTCCCCAGGGCTTGTTTTCTTGTCACCCACTCCTCCATGTCCGGGGAGCACATGCCCCCGGCAGCACGAGGAAGGTCGGTGGACCCTTGGGACAAACATAAAAGATTCTGCAGGCTTGTTCCCCGGGAGGGGGGACGCGTGGCTGAGCCCACGGTCTGGCACAGGGGCTCCGTGGTCCGGCCAAAGGGGCCAGGAAAGTTCATTTACTCTAGCAGCCAGGCAGCGACATCCGTCAGAGAAAATGCACGTGGCTGTGCCCCATGATGCTGCCCTTGTACCTTTGAGATACAATTGCCTGGGTGCCAAGCAAAAGGAGGTGACTCTCTGGCCGGACGCATtagagacaaatacagagaagaTGTCATTTTGGGAAGAATGCGGCACTGAGGGCGCGTGGCTTGGCAAGGGCTGGCGTCAGCCCATCTTCCCTCTCAGCACCTTTGCACCGTCAACAACCCGCGCGACCTCACACAGAAGCCCTGCAGGGAGGGCTCCGGAGTTAATTCATTGGACGGCGGTTGCGTCAGTCATCACAGATCTGCCAATCCGCTGCCAAGGGGGTAAATTGGAATTAAGGAGCAGGCTGAGGAGGTCCGGAAAATTcaaaaggctcagagaagcccaAGGGGCTATGAAGACGGTCTCTGGCCTTGGCCAAGAGGCGATCCAGGGttccaggagaggggcaggaagtggCCGGGACAGCAGACACCGGGGACAGGCGGGTGGGCAGGAAGCCAGGCAGAGAGCCTTTGAGGTGATAGCGGTGTTTGGGGGCTGGCACCTTATCGCAGGATCAGAAACTCAGCTCTTGAAACCAGATTGGCTTTGACACTTCTGgcgtttctttgtttatttcctcttCGTTCTACTTTAACATTTAGTAcgattcaaaaatatttttttgtgtggttaATACGTGCAGAGAaggtaaaattattatttttaaatgctactcTGTCTCCACTGAGCACTGAGGTAAGAGAGAGGTTTTAAAAGagcagttctgggggctggggggcagcagtgagtgggggggggggcaggcagtcCCCGGAGACACCACCCCTCTCCTTAGAGGTGACCATTCCCAAGCTCCACCTGCTCTGGCTGCCTGGTTCTGCTCAATCAGGCAGATCAGTTTCTCAGAGATCAGCCTAATCTCTGTCCAAGATTATCACCCTCATCTTGTATTTGTAAATGTCACATCCCAGTGATTTTTGAGAAGAGCAAAAACcccctctttttccccccaccccggtcATAGAGAGAGACGTGACTTTCTGGGGACAGGAGAGGCCTCGGGGTTGGACCTGAGATCCCGGGAGAGTTTACAAGTTGTGTGACCTCCGGGCTAgcggcttaacctctctgggcttcccacTCCTTGACACGTAAAAGCAGAAGAAACCACCACCCGCCTCCCAGGTTGTTTGGAAGGATCCAAAGGCAGGGAAAGTGCCTGACTTGTAAAGGACTctgacaaagagaaggaaaagaagacagcAGAGGGAAGACCGTTAATAACATTGCAATAACACCCAACGGTGACTATGCTAATCgcggtgagcactgagtaatgtacagaattgccaAATGACTGGGATGTAGTCATCTACGCCTGAAACTGACACTGCATGTCAATTACCCTTCcataataagcaaataaaataaaacaacgtGTTCCTTCTGCAACCGACAAGACGTCTTCCCAGGGCCTGCACAGGACGGGACGAGCAGAGTCTCTCCCAGAGGACTGGCACGATCAGGGATCTTTCTGTGGGCCCCGGGCCAGCCGGGAGTCAAAAGCTCGGAGACACAGAGAACTGTAAcctgggaagcaggaagcaggaagcaaggCAGCCTTGAACTAGAGTAATAATAACCACAGCCGTGATCATTGACTGGCCCTGGGGGAGGGTGCCTGGCAGGGATCAAGGGTGAGGGACCGTGTTgtggttggggggggcgggggtgatcGGGGGTCCCTGCTGCCTCCACTCAGGAGCTGGGAGctctctggggaaggagggagcagggcCTGCAGAGTTGAGCCGGTGAGTGTCCAGGCAGGGGCAGCCCttctgggggtgaggggtgctgaGATCTCAGTCAGCCGGAGAATGAGCGAGAGAGGCTGGCCAGGGTCAGAGGGAGACAGCAGAACCCAAGACGTGCCTAGGAAGacagggggggaggaagggaattctgggcTCTGACCCCAGCCCCCTGGGCCCTGCTGGAGGGAATTAGAGGACCTTTCATCACTCACCCTGTGTCCAGCGGCCTCCACAGCGGCTCACAGACCCCCAGCCTCTGGGCAGCCTCTGGCTCCTTGGCCCATGTCTGCCTCTTGCTGGCCCGGACCCCCAGgccaagcaagcaagcaagctgaagagggagggatgaagggagggagggaggcggagggAAGGCGGAGGGAGCGGGCTGAGCTGGCTTcccacttcccctcctccccgcctGCTCCTCTCCAGCTTCTGGGATCCGCGTGGAGATAAAGGGAGCCTAGGGAGCTGGGGATTTCCTTCGCTTAAATCTTTGGCGATCCAGTGGGGTCTGGTTTGATTCAGAGGCCCGATAGAGCTGGAGCCGGAAGGGGCCTGAGTGAGGCCCCCTGATGTGCAGGCTGGAAAATCAAGGCCAGGGAAGGGACGGGGCAGGAGGCACCCCCCCCCAAGTTGCTCAGGAAGGGGGAGACAGCGCTAGAATCTGGGGTGGGCCTGggcttggtgggggagggggctgcggaATATTTGCAAAGGCCGTAGCCTCTGGGGTCAGAGAACCCGCCAAAGGCAGGCTCAGATGTCCCTCACCCTCCAGCACCCTCTGATTCTGCATTTGTTGAGGACTTACTGCCTGGGCTGGACCTCATCTTTGCAGGGCGAACATCTAAAGGTGTTCCCATTTGTTATCTCagcaaccccccccacccccccgccagccTTGGGCTTTCCCAGGGTCACAAGGCAAATGAAGAACCAGAACCCCACAGAAAGGAAGGGCTCCCCACCCCACTAGAGTCCCGTGAACACGCCTGGGCATCGCTGAGGGGCAAAGGCCGTCGTTCAGTGTCTGTGCCCTGGGAAGACGGAGGTGGTGACATTACTGCCCTCGGGAGGCACAGAAATGTAGAGACCCAAGGGTGATCGGATTTCAGTCTGGGGCTTCGGACCCCAAACCCCAGGCTCTGCTCAGCTGGGCAAGGTTGGAGGAGAGGATAGCCCCGGGGCTGTGTGTCCTTGACCgcctctcctctctgggcctccgtttttCTATCAGCTTGGGGCCTAATCAAACAGCAGAATATCAGGCCTGGGAGGACTCTTCGAGGTGACCTAACTCGATGACTTAATCTGACCAGCAGGGACTCTGTGACCCAGAAAAAACCCAGGGCTTTGGCTCAAGGTCACAGCCAAACTGGAGTCCAAGCTGGAATGAGGGTCAGACTCACCCAGCTTCTAGCCTTGTGCTGCTTTCACCTCCCAAGCCCAcgtggagcccccccccccaccccgccaggccTATTTCGGGGTCCAAGGGGGCCCCATAGGAAGCAGACTGAAGGACTATGGCCGCTGAGAAAACTCCAAGTCCACGTTGGCCATGCCCTCTCCGTGGCCCTGCCCCAGGCAGCATTCCCAGGGCACTGAGCCAAGGctacagagggagggagccaaggggagccaccctccccaccctccccgagCTGCTGCCACCAGAGAAGGGCTGAGTCAGCAGC is a genomic window of Acinonyx jubatus isolate Ajub_Pintada_27869175 chromosome B4, VMU_Ajub_asm_v1.0, whole genome shotgun sequence containing:
- the C1QTNF6 gene encoding complement C1q tumor necrosis factor-related protein 6 produces the protein MGIAALGLLCTVLLFPLLVLGVPTQEPTSGEAVASGPPGYCRRCCDPEDSLTPADEADVSSASPSALPYVLPEVRPYINITILKGDKGDRGLLGTPGKLGREGPRGERGPQGTKGTKGQAGSPGGPCRTRFSAFSVGRKTALHSSEGFQPLLFDTVFVNPDGHFDLAAGHFVAPLHGLYFFSLNVHSWNFKETYVHIVHNEEAAVILYAQPSDRSIMQSQSVMLALGPGDRVWVRLFKRERENAVYSDDVDTYITFSGHLIKPEED